Genomic DNA from bacterium:
GTGGTGTGTACCCAGTTCCAGCTCATGCTGGACACGGCAGGCCAGACAAAGACCGAACTCGGCGATCATGGGAGCGCTTTCGAGCGGCGGGCACGGCACCGCCGTCAGTCCGAGATCATCGAATTTGTTCGTATCCCGACCGGAAACGGATCCGCAGTGAACGACCGCCTTGAGATCGGAAACCCGCGGCAGGTTGACCGTGAACTCCCAGTTCCCATGGATGAGCCGATGGCTGTAGCGCGAACCGCGGACGGCCACACTCACCATCGGCGGTTGCGAACAAACCGTCCCGAACCACGAGCAGGTGATGAGATTGGGCTTCTCGACCGTCCCGCAACCGATCACCACCGCCGGGGCCGGAAACGAATGAACAAACGGAGGCAGGGAAGTTTTCATAGTGTTACCAGTGGTTCCGGTGAATGCGCGCCTCGTCGTAGCGACGCTCTTGAGGCACCTGTTCCCCCGGATGTCCGACCGGGATGAGCGATACTGGCACCACGAACTCGGGAAGAGGAATGAGCCTCCGCACCGCCGCTTCCCGCTCCGGATGAGGATGGAGCCCGACCCACACCGACCCCAAACCGAGGGCATGAGCGGCCAAGAGGACGTTTTCGGTTGCGGCGGAACAGTCCTCGATCCAATAATGCTGATATTTCAGATTGCGCGTGTCGGCGCAAACCAGAATCGC
This window encodes:
- a CDS encoding flavin reductase family protein is translated as MKTSLPPFVHSFPAPAVVIGCGTVEKPNLITCSWFGTVCSQPPMVSVAVRGSRYSHRLIHGNWEFTVNLPRVSDLKAVVHCGSVSGRDTNKFDDLGLTAVPCPPLESAPMIAEFGLCLACRVQHELELGTHHVFLAEVVGVHGTERPNDPSRRPEMFPTEQLVYLDGKYWTLRPVE